In the genome of Nocardioides seonyuensis, one region contains:
- a CDS encoding winged helix DNA-binding domain-containing protein — protein MALPRIDDEERRRRIAVRHALAPSARRCDVVGVTRAMTVLHATEAATVHLAVAARAEGVTPSDVDAALYDYRSVVKQLAMRRTLFVFPRDLLPAAWGSASARVARALSRRVAKDVVAAGITDDGDAWLDRACEAVLLRLEEGPATTTQLRQDVPELTGTVEIGTGTKWGRPVNVAPWVLTQLGVRGDVVRAHNAGHWRFNKPTWALTAHWLGDVPEPLDEAAGYAELVRRWLATFGPGTAADIQWWLGSTKTAVTRALADVDAVEVALDDGSTGWVLPDDLEGTDPVEPWAALLPTLDPTTMGWKSRAHYLDAAHAPYLFDTNGNAGTTAWWNGRIVGCWVQDAAGRVRLSLLEDVGAEGLAALEREVARLSTWLDGTVVTNVYASPQMKRARLP, from the coding sequence GTGGCACTCCCCCGGATCGACGACGAGGAGCGTCGCCGCCGGATCGCCGTACGACACGCGCTCGCGCCCAGCGCGCGGCGGTGCGACGTCGTGGGAGTCACCCGTGCCATGACCGTCCTGCACGCCACTGAAGCCGCCACCGTCCACCTGGCCGTGGCCGCGCGCGCGGAGGGTGTCACGCCGTCCGACGTGGACGCCGCCCTCTACGACTACCGCTCGGTCGTCAAGCAGCTGGCGATGCGGCGCACCCTGTTCGTCTTCCCGCGCGACCTGCTGCCCGCGGCATGGGGCAGCGCGTCGGCCAGGGTCGCGAGGGCGCTGTCGCGCAGGGTGGCCAAGGACGTCGTCGCAGCCGGGATCACCGACGACGGTGACGCCTGGCTCGACCGCGCCTGCGAGGCGGTGCTGCTTCGCCTGGAGGAGGGCCCCGCGACGACGACGCAGCTGCGCCAGGACGTCCCGGAGCTCACCGGCACCGTCGAGATCGGGACCGGCACGAAGTGGGGCCGTCCGGTCAACGTCGCGCCGTGGGTGCTCACCCAGCTCGGCGTGCGCGGGGACGTCGTACGCGCCCACAACGCAGGCCACTGGCGCTTCAACAAGCCGACGTGGGCGTTGACCGCCCACTGGTTGGGCGATGTTCCCGAGCCCCTCGACGAGGCTGCCGGCTACGCCGAGCTCGTACGACGCTGGCTCGCCACCTTCGGCCCCGGGACAGCCGCAGACATCCAGTGGTGGCTGGGGTCGACGAAGACCGCTGTCACACGGGCCCTTGCCGACGTGGATGCCGTGGAGGTCGCGCTCGACGACGGGTCGACGGGGTGGGTCCTGCCCGACGACCTCGAGGGGACCGACCCCGTCGAGCCATGGGCGGCGCTGCTGCCGACGCTCGACCCGACGACGATGGGGTGGAAGTCGCGGGCCCACTACCTCGACGCCGCCCACGCGCCGTACCTCTTCGACACCAACGGCAACGCCGGGACCACGGCCTGGTGGAACGGCCGCATCGTGGGCTGCTGGGTCCAGGACGCCGCAGGCAGGGTGCGGCTCTCGCTGCTGGAGGACGTGGGGGCCGAAGGCCTGGCCGCCCTCGAGCGGGAGGTCGCGCGCCTCTCCACGTGGCTGGACGGCACGGTCGTCACCAACGTCTACGCCTCGCCCCAGATGAAGCGGGCCCGGCTTCCCTGA
- the pspAB gene encoding PspA-associated protein PspAB has protein sequence MGLWDAMRGRSRPTRNNLDSLFLVPSAAITLQTAAGLEPTGLGAVCYRAAAGAAFAQTQDDVVTLIRDDPDAPEVSLSTDPFGFTWLVVDDDPHDLTGLCTDLHAVNTSLEAQGFQAGLLCSVVPFASSTGQKVGLVYLYKQGTFYPFAPTGPQARDNLLELSVRDHLAAELPMEQDLSRWLALWGAPGL, from the coding sequence ATGGGCCTGTGGGACGCGATGCGCGGGCGGTCACGCCCCACGCGCAACAACCTCGACTCCCTCTTTCTCGTCCCCAGCGCGGCGATCACGCTGCAGACTGCCGCGGGTCTGGAACCCACGGGGCTCGGGGCCGTCTGCTACCGCGCCGCCGCGGGCGCGGCCTTCGCGCAGACGCAGGACGACGTCGTGACGCTGATCCGCGACGACCCCGATGCGCCTGAGGTGTCCTTGTCGACCGACCCCTTCGGCTTCACCTGGCTGGTGGTCGACGACGACCCGCACGACCTCACCGGCCTGTGCACCGACCTGCACGCCGTCAACACCAGCCTGGAGGCTCAGGGCTTCCAGGCCGGGCTGCTGTGCTCCGTGGTCCCCTTCGCCTCGTCCACGGGCCAGAAGGTCGGGCTCGTCTACCTCTACAAGCAGGGCACGTTCTACCCCTTCGCGCCCACCGGTCCGCAGGCACGCGACAACCTCCTCGAGCTCTCGGTGCGCGACCACCTCGCGGCCGAGCTGCCGATGGAGCAGGACCTCTCACGCTGGCTGGCGCTCTGGGGTGCCCCGGGTCTCTGA
- the htpX gene encoding zinc metalloprotease HtpX — MAHSRFIKDAGLTARMTLTMFLLGGLFVALVVGVIYAVGWGYAPIVAVIAIGIAFWQWWSSDKVAMRAMRAREVTPEEAPELHGMIDRLCALADMPKPRVGVSDMAMANAFATGRSPERAVVCVTTGILQTLDAEELEAVLAHELSHVAHRDVLVMTMAASAGIAAGLLMRGAQFGMMGRSRNNNALPAVLVAVLVSLVVYAVSFLLLRLLSRYRELCADRAGAYLTMKPGALASALQKISGSGAAAIPTKDLRSVDAASALCIVPAIKGASLASLMATHPPLEKRLEQLARIQAELGRPTA; from the coding sequence GTGGCCCACTCCCGCTTCATCAAGGACGCCGGTCTCACCGCCCGGATGACCCTGACGATGTTCCTCCTCGGGGGGCTCTTCGTCGCGCTGGTGGTCGGCGTCATCTATGCCGTGGGGTGGGGCTACGCGCCGATCGTCGCCGTCATCGCGATCGGCATCGCCTTCTGGCAGTGGTGGAGCTCCGACAAGGTCGCCATGAGGGCGATGCGGGCCCGCGAGGTGACCCCCGAGGAGGCTCCGGAGCTGCACGGCATGATCGACCGCCTCTGCGCCCTGGCCGACATGCCCAAGCCACGGGTGGGCGTCTCCGACATGGCGATGGCCAACGCCTTCGCGACGGGCCGGTCCCCGGAGCGTGCGGTGGTGTGCGTGACCACCGGGATCCTCCAGACGCTCGACGCCGAGGAGCTCGAGGCGGTGCTGGCCCACGAGCTGAGCCATGTCGCCCACCGTGACGTCCTGGTGATGACGATGGCGGCCTCCGCCGGCATCGCTGCTGGGCTGCTGATGCGTGGCGCCCAGTTCGGGATGATGGGGCGCTCCCGCAACAACAACGCCCTGCCAGCCGTCCTCGTCGCGGTGCTCGTCAGCCTGGTGGTCTACGCCGTCAGCTTCCTGCTGCTGCGCCTGCTCTCGCGCTACCGCGAGCTGTGTGCCGACCGAGCGGGCGCCTACCTCACCATGAAGCCCGGTGCCCTCGCCTCTGCGTTGCAGAAGATCAGTGGTAGCGGGGCGGCGGCCATCCCCACCAAGGACCTGCGCTCCGTCGATGCGGCGAGTGCGCTGTGCATCGTCCCGGCGATCAAGGGCGCCTCCCTGGCCTCGCTGATGGCGACCCACCCACCACTGGAGAAGCGCCTCGAGCAGCTGGCGCGCATCCAGGCCGAGCTCGGCCGCCCGACGGCCTGA
- the pspAA gene encoding PspA-associated protein PspAA has protein sequence MIVRILGEGQYDLEDHALDALNGLDTQIESAIESGDEAMFRTALEGLLAAVRASGTHHDPESLDESDLILPPGDATLEEVRELLGDDGLIPG, from the coding sequence GTGATCGTGCGCATCCTGGGCGAGGGCCAGTACGACCTCGAGGACCACGCCCTCGACGCCCTCAACGGTCTCGACACCCAGATCGAGTCCGCCATCGAGTCCGGTGACGAGGCGATGTTCCGCACCGCGCTCGAGGGCCTGCTGGCGGCCGTGCGTGCCTCGGGCACCCACCACGATCCCGAGAGCCTGGACGAGTCCGACCTCATCCTGCCTCCGGGCGACGCCACCCTCGAAGAGGTCCGCGAGCTGCTCGGGGACGACGGCCTGATTCCCGGCTGA
- a CDS encoding PspA/IM30 family protein, with protein sequence MSLMKRISLIFRSKASNALDRAEDPRQTLDYSYQRQLDLLSKVRRGVADVATSRKRVELQIKQLEQQSAKLQGQAEKAIGVGREDLAREALTRKSGLTTQITDLQAQRDNLQGEEEKLVLAQQRLQTKVEAFRTRKETIKANYTAAEAQTRIGEAMSGIGEEMGDVGLAIQRAEDKTAQLQARAGAIDELIASGALDDASQLNSGDDIARELDALSSGSDVEAELARLKAGSQPQAIESGGDILADEQAEPESARRDTEGGQP encoded by the coding sequence ATGAGTCTCATGAAGCGCATCAGCCTGATCTTCCGGTCCAAGGCCAGCAATGCCCTCGACCGGGCGGAGGACCCCCGCCAGACGCTGGACTACAGCTACCAGCGCCAGCTCGACCTGCTCTCCAAGGTCCGTCGCGGCGTGGCCGACGTCGCCACCAGTCGTAAGCGCGTCGAGCTCCAGATCAAGCAGCTCGAGCAGCAGTCCGCCAAGCTCCAGGGCCAGGCCGAGAAGGCCATCGGCGTCGGTCGCGAGGACCTCGCCCGCGAGGCCCTCACCCGCAAGTCCGGCCTGACGACCCAGATCACCGACCTCCAGGCCCAGCGCGACAACCTCCAGGGCGAGGAGGAGAAGCTCGTGCTCGCCCAGCAGCGGTTGCAGACCAAGGTCGAGGCCTTCCGCACGCGCAAGGAGACCATCAAGGCCAACTACACCGCTGCCGAGGCGCAGACCCGCATCGGGGAGGCCATGTCCGGCATCGGCGAGGAGATGGGCGACGTCGGGCTTGCCATCCAGCGCGCCGAGGACAAGACCGCCCAACTGCAGGCGCGTGCCGGTGCCATCGACGAGCTGATCGCCTCCGGCGCCCTCGACGACGCCTCGCAGCTCAACTCCGGCGACGACATCGCCCGTGAGCTCGACGCCCTCAGCTCCGGCAGCGACGTGGAGGCTGAGCTCGCCCGGCTCAAGGCCGGCAGCCAGCCGCAGGCCATCGAGTCCGGTGGCGACATCCTCGCCGACGAACAGGCCGAGCCCGAGTCCGCCCGACGCGACACCGAGGGCGGTCAGCCGTGA
- a CDS encoding DUF3043 domain-containing protein: MFRRTKSEAPTSAAPATTSTPDRPGAKGRPTPSRKEAEAAARARAKAPRSRKEQMLAQRSARGDSTRRAREGMKAGEERYLLARDKGPVRRFIRDFVDVRFTFIELLVPLLVVSMIMGYSGNDTAARLSNTLLFTTLMLILVDFFFMRFRLRRELARRFPGESTKGSTLYALMRSMQMRFMRLPKAQVKVGQKLPDTYR; the protein is encoded by the coding sequence TTGTTCCGTCGTACGAAGTCCGAGGCGCCCACCAGCGCAGCCCCGGCGACCACGTCCACGCCCGACCGACCGGGCGCGAAGGGACGGCCCACCCCGTCACGCAAGGAGGCCGAGGCGGCTGCGCGTGCGCGCGCCAAGGCCCCCCGCTCGCGCAAGGAGCAGATGCTCGCCCAGCGCAGCGCGCGGGGCGACTCCACGCGCCGGGCCCGGGAGGGCATGAAGGCCGGCGAGGAGCGCTACCTGCTCGCCCGTGACAAGGGACCGGTCCGGCGCTTCATCCGCGACTTCGTCGACGTCCGCTTCACGTTCATCGAGCTGCTCGTGCCGCTCCTGGTCGTGTCCATGATCATGGGCTACTCGGGCAACGACACCGCCGCGCGCCTGAGCAACACGCTGCTCTTCACGACGCTGATGCTGATCCTGGTCGACTTCTTCTTCATGCGGTTCCGCCTGCGACGCGAGCTCGCGCGGCGCTTCCCGGGCGAGTCGACCAAGGGCTCGACGCTCTACGCCCTGATGCGCTCCATGCAGATGCGGTTCATGCGGCTGCCCAAGGCCCAGGTCAAGGTCGGCCAGAAGCTCCCGGACACCTACCGGTGA
- a CDS encoding GNAT family N-acetyltransferase translates to MSGPTADVSVRVAWADDAPAVAEVQMRAWPEMYGDLLPAGALPADAAAVAEAWRAAMTRPADARNRVLVALERNRVVGFAVTSPASDPDCDPVADGELGELVLAPDERGKGHGSRLLQAAVDTLVADRFTRAVTWVVSTDDATRTFLTDAGWAPDSAHRELDLDGEGTTTVKQVRLHTAIGDRAGRD, encoded by the coding sequence GTGAGCGGACCCACCGCCGACGTCTCGGTCCGCGTGGCATGGGCCGATGACGCCCCCGCCGTCGCCGAGGTCCAGATGCGCGCGTGGCCCGAGATGTACGGCGACCTCTTGCCGGCCGGCGCCCTGCCCGCCGACGCTGCGGCGGTGGCCGAAGCCTGGCGAGCGGCGATGACGCGCCCGGCTGACGCACGCAACCGCGTGCTCGTCGCCCTCGAGCGCAACCGCGTCGTGGGGTTCGCGGTGACCTCTCCCGCGAGCGACCCCGACTGCGACCCGGTGGCCGACGGTGAGCTGGGCGAGCTGGTGCTGGCTCCCGACGAGCGGGGCAAGGGGCACGGCTCCCGTCTTCTCCAGGCCGCCGTGGACACGCTCGTGGCCGACCGGTTCACCCGCGCGGTGACGTGGGTGGTCTCCACCGACGATGCGACGCGCACGTTCCTCACCGACGCGGGCTGGGCTCCCGACTCGGCCCACCGCGAGCTCGACCTCGACGGGGAGGGCACGACGACGGTCAAGCAGGTCCGCCTGCACACCGCGATCGGCGACCGAGCAGGTCGTGACTGA
- a CDS encoding AzlC family ABC transporter permease, with protein MTDERSGIVRDGLAVGLATGLYGVSFGAIGVASGLSVLQTCVLSLLMFTGASQFAFVGVVAAGGAPVSGAATALLLGTRNTLYGLRMAPLLGWRGWRRAAAAHVLIDESTAMSVNRGTRAEARLGFASTGLSVFVLWNLATAIGAVGGQILGDPRTYGLDAAVGAAFLALLWPRLDVRSNQVVGLVAAAVALVLVPLTAAGWPVLAAGGVALLAGVLTRGTTDPTEVPGPGDVAGGHH; from the coding sequence GTGACTGACGAGCGCTCCGGCATCGTCCGCGACGGCCTCGCCGTCGGACTGGCCACCGGCCTCTACGGCGTCAGCTTCGGGGCGATCGGGGTGGCCAGCGGCCTGAGCGTCCTGCAGACCTGCGTCCTGTCGCTCCTGATGTTCACCGGGGCGTCCCAGTTCGCGTTCGTCGGCGTCGTGGCGGCGGGCGGCGCCCCGGTCTCGGGTGCGGCTACGGCCCTCCTGCTCGGCACGCGCAACACCCTCTACGGCCTTCGCATGGCCCCGCTGCTGGGCTGGAGGGGATGGCGCCGCGCCGCCGCGGCGCACGTCCTGATCGACGAGTCCACCGCGATGAGCGTCAACCGCGGGACGCGCGCGGAGGCCCGGTTGGGGTTCGCCTCGACGGGGTTGTCGGTGTTCGTGCTGTGGAACCTCGCCACGGCCATCGGGGCGGTCGGTGGGCAGATCCTGGGCGACCCCCGCACCTACGGGCTGGACGCCGCGGTGGGCGCGGCGTTCCTCGCCCTGCTCTGGCCGAGGTTGGACGTCCGCTCCAACCAGGTCGTCGGGCTCGTCGCCGCGGCGGTGGCGCTCGTGCTGGTGCCGTTGACGGCGGCGGGCTGGCCGGTGCTGGCCGCAGGCGGGGTCGCCCTCCTCGCCGGGGTGTTGACGCGGGGAACGACCGATCCCACCGAGGTTCCCGGTCCCGGCGACGTGGCGGGGGGTCACCACTGA
- a CDS encoding AzlD domain-containing protein, with translation MWTAILLACVGCYALKLAGLSLPARVLAHPVVERVADLIPVALLAALVAVQVWSTGPDLEVDARTAGLAFAVVALLLRAPFLVVVIGAAAVAALVRAL, from the coding sequence ATGTGGACGGCGATCCTCCTCGCGTGCGTCGGCTGCTACGCCCTCAAGCTGGCCGGGCTGTCCCTCCCCGCCCGCGTACTGGCCCACCCGGTCGTCGAGCGGGTCGCCGACCTGATCCCGGTGGCGCTCCTGGCCGCGCTGGTCGCCGTCCAGGTCTGGAGCACCGGTCCCGACCTCGAGGTCGACGCCCGGACCGCGGGGCTGGCATTCGCGGTGGTGGCACTGCTGCTGCGGGCGCCGTTCCTCGTCGTCGTGATCGGCGCTGCGGCTGTGGCCGCTCTCGTCCGCGCCCTCTGA
- a CDS encoding ABC transporter ATP-binding protein — MDRRALCAQGMSVAYDGVEALRDVHLDLSPGSFLAVRGPSGSGKSTLLWALAGLVPLRSGSVSLGDVAVTGPDQASRPRIALMPQGNGLVGTLTARENVYVAAVASGLAPKEADHRSGEALHRLGLEDVGEHLIEELSGGQQQRAALARALATNPAVLLADEPTSELDSANRERVIAALRDESDRGAVVVMTTNDPVAAEQADVVLHIHEGELTGTLP; from the coding sequence ATGGACCGGAGAGCCTTGTGCGCCCAAGGGATGAGCGTGGCGTACGACGGGGTGGAGGCGCTGCGTGACGTCCACCTCGACCTGTCCCCGGGTTCGTTCCTGGCGGTGCGTGGGCCGTCGGGCTCCGGGAAGTCCACCTTGCTCTGGGCGCTGGCAGGCCTGGTCCCGCTGCGCAGCGGCTCGGTGTCGCTCGGTGACGTCGCCGTCACCGGCCCCGACCAGGCCTCGAGGCCGCGCATCGCACTGATGCCTCAGGGCAACGGCCTGGTCGGCACCCTGACGGCCCGGGAGAACGTCTACGTCGCGGCGGTCGCCTCCGGGCTGGCCCCGAAGGAAGCCGATCACCGCAGCGGTGAGGCGCTGCACCGCCTGGGGCTCGAGGACGTGGGGGAGCACCTCATCGAGGAGCTCTCCGGGGGCCAGCAGCAGCGTGCCGCCCTCGCGCGGGCGCTCGCCACGAACCCCGCAGTGCTCCTGGCCGACGAGCCCACGAGCGAGCTCGACTCCGCCAACCGTGAGCGGGTCATCGCGGCGCTGCGTGACGAGAGCGACCGGGGTGCGGTCGTGGTGATGACCACCAACGACCCGGTCGCCGCGGAGCAGGCTGACGTCGTGCTCCACATCCACGAGGGAGAGCTGACCGGGACGCTCCCCTGA
- a CDS encoding ABC transporter ATP-binding protein translates to MNGSAIRTRRLVHIYRSEGHDVAALSGVDLDVRSGEFMGLLGPSGAGKSTLLNLLAGLFRPSAGKIFIDDVELSQAPEAELDRLLRTRVSLLLQGAPRNLMPFLDPTENIAFAQSAARSDGVDLPPPADVLDQVGLAGAATRPLSVLSPADRQRLAIAVAISTGPGLILADEPTSMLDHRARDAILETLADINRSTGATIVLVTHDPDVADFLPRTVTIRDGRIGGEGRSGEEYAVVTADGSLVLPEHARLDLPPGTLVRFHLVDGQYVLLVEDPSRGVGD, encoded by the coding sequence GTGAACGGATCGGCGATCCGCACGCGTCGCCTCGTGCACATCTACCGCAGCGAGGGCCACGACGTGGCTGCCCTGTCGGGGGTGGACCTCGACGTCCGGTCGGGTGAGTTCATGGGCCTGCTCGGACCATCCGGAGCGGGCAAGTCGACGCTCCTCAACCTGCTGGCAGGGCTCTTCCGGCCGAGCGCGGGCAAGATCTTCATCGACGACGTCGAGCTGTCGCAGGCCCCGGAGGCCGAGCTCGACCGTCTGCTCCGCACGCGCGTGTCGCTGCTGCTCCAGGGTGCACCCCGCAACCTCATGCCCTTCCTCGACCCGACCGAGAACATCGCCTTCGCCCAGTCAGCGGCACGCAGTGACGGCGTCGACCTGCCGCCACCGGCAGACGTGCTGGACCAGGTGGGTCTCGCGGGAGCGGCGACGCGGCCACTGTCCGTCCTCTCGCCGGCTGACCGCCAGCGGCTCGCGATCGCGGTCGCGATCTCGACCGGGCCCGGCCTCATCCTCGCCGACGAGCCGACCAGCATGCTCGACCACCGGGCCAGGGACGCGATCCTGGAGACCCTGGCCGACATCAACCGGTCCACCGGGGCCACGATCGTGCTGGTCACCCATGATCCCGACGTCGCCGACTTCCTCCCGCGCACCGTGACCATCCGTGACGGCCGCATCGGCGGGGAGGGACGCTCCGGCGAGGAGTACGCCGTCGTGACCGCCGACGGCTCCCTGGTGCTGCCCGAGCACGCGCGGCTCGACCTGCCTCCCGGCACGTTGGTGAGGTTCCACCTCGTCGACGGCCAGTACGTCCTCCTCGTCGAGGACCCGAGCCGAGGTGTGGGTGACTGA
- a CDS encoding FtsX-like permease family protein, giving the protein MRRFRNRPLETSGLLVLSALLTAIVCFAPLYDGAMRQEATDRQLAQAPSFVTDVRFTSTADPDYYEPRPALPPDDLEQLVPDSIRPYYRDPVAGHVADASVPSGRHKSSGRVLSRPGQCEIVTIVEGSCPSGPGEVLVSAADRENFGFRVGEAFEVSAQDGAKVRPNGLVDPVPRVLELEVVGTYDSSPFREPSQVWAGQRLGGLSGTVNPGPPTGLFHDAWLAEASSFTAGERLPLAGLASYVGLELDQDSVGAGEVALVAKVLERLGPEVAMRTDADIAVESTIGTIAESVEVQVDQARVTVPLLMAQLALLCLVVLWLALRAAAEARRPELALARLRGRRRTGARRHVVSELLPVLLAGVLPGAVIAVAGCALLQRWLLSVVWTLPEVGLRLWAALALAAMLLAVAVLLVAHRMSLEPVADLLRRVPARRSPWQVGVVATGAVAAAGAALVAIVSGDAHGPVALAVPALLAVVVGVVLAYLSSPAVSLLGRWLLRRGRLVESVAMLGAARSGAAARTVAMVTVAAGLAVFSVNALSVGERNWSLAAAQRAGASVVVPASGGTVAQLRAAAREADPSGDHVTPVVRVTPPGTNAPEVLAVLPESFGRVALIPGGSPPDDVWATLEPGDAEPLQVTGERAQVRLEVDELRTRDADGASPPVDLWVMLRNETGPTSVWLARDLRARTTTRPSVALPCSAGCVVTGFALRTVPGSSMRAQVTLGDLRVDGAPVGLDPRGGWHQSTGTDLSVTSTRVGDDLGIEVESSGAAAAELVSAWLPSSVPVLATAWVAKDAGSSGAGITAVTGLDGLLVPAEVTGTIAHAPASGDRTVVAALETLERVAPGRPEAAMELWVDSPSRRVAAEEALVAQGLVAGEARSAAALEEELRSTTAAWSLQLALVVGILGVLLAGTALVVVGVAGWRSSSRDLAGLRLAGLSARAVRRVAILAQLPAVLVGVLAGIVSGLLGARIALPIVPLFATEPEVSLLELGPAWWTAVAAGGCCLVALMGTGAAAGLGLARRSEPQRTREAL; this is encoded by the coding sequence GTGCGGCGGTTCCGCAATCGTCCGCTCGAGACGTCGGGCCTGCTCGTCCTCTCGGCACTCCTGACCGCGATCGTCTGCTTCGCACCGCTCTACGACGGTGCCATGCGACAGGAGGCCACCGACCGCCAGCTCGCGCAGGCGCCGAGCTTCGTCACGGACGTCCGGTTCACCTCGACCGCGGACCCCGACTACTACGAGCCGCGGCCGGCCCTCCCGCCGGATGATCTCGAGCAGCTCGTTCCCGACAGCATCAGGCCCTACTACCGCGACCCCGTCGCGGGCCACGTGGCGGACGCGTCGGTGCCGTCCGGCCGGCACAAGTCCTCCGGCAGGGTGCTGTCCCGGCCGGGGCAGTGCGAGATCGTCACCATCGTGGAGGGCTCCTGCCCGTCCGGGCCCGGCGAGGTGCTGGTGAGCGCCGCTGACCGGGAGAACTTCGGCTTCCGGGTCGGCGAGGCCTTCGAGGTCTCGGCGCAGGACGGAGCGAAGGTCCGGCCCAACGGCCTGGTCGACCCCGTCCCGCGGGTCCTCGAGCTGGAAGTCGTCGGGACCTACGACTCCTCGCCCTTCCGTGAGCCGTCGCAGGTGTGGGCAGGACAGCGCCTCGGCGGGTTGTCCGGCACGGTCAACCCCGGTCCGCCCACCGGCCTGTTCCACGACGCCTGGCTGGCGGAGGCGAGCTCCTTCACCGCAGGGGAGCGCCTGCCCCTCGCGGGGCTGGCGTCCTACGTCGGTCTCGAGCTCGACCAGGACAGCGTGGGGGCCGGCGAGGTCGCGCTGGTGGCGAAGGTGCTCGAGCGGCTCGGTCCCGAGGTCGCGATGCGCACCGACGCCGACATCGCCGTGGAGTCGACGATCGGGACGATCGCGGAGAGCGTCGAGGTCCAGGTGGACCAGGCGCGGGTGACGGTCCCGTTGCTCATGGCGCAGCTGGCCCTGCTCTGCCTGGTGGTCTTGTGGCTGGCGTTGCGTGCAGCAGCGGAAGCACGACGTCCCGAGCTGGCGTTGGCGCGGCTGAGGGGCCGCCGGCGCACCGGCGCGCGCCGCCACGTGGTGAGCGAGCTGCTGCCCGTGCTGCTCGCGGGCGTGCTCCCCGGCGCGGTGATCGCCGTCGCCGGCTGCGCGCTCCTTCAGCGCTGGCTCCTCTCCGTGGTGTGGACGCTCCCGGAGGTTGGCCTTCGGCTCTGGGCCGCCCTGGCGCTCGCCGCGATGCTCCTGGCGGTCGCCGTCCTGCTCGTCGCCCACCGCATGAGCCTCGAGCCGGTGGCCGACCTGCTCCGCCGCGTCCCGGCCAGGCGGTCGCCGTGGCAGGTCGGGGTGGTCGCCACCGGCGCCGTGGCTGCAGCAGGAGCGGCGCTCGTCGCCATCGTCTCCGGTGACGCCCATGGACCGGTCGCCCTCGCTGTGCCGGCCCTCCTGGCCGTGGTGGTCGGGGTGGTCCTCGCCTACCTGAGCAGTCCCGCGGTGAGCCTGCTCGGGCGCTGGCTGCTCCGCCGCGGCCGCCTCGTGGAGTCGGTGGCCATGCTCGGCGCCGCCCGGAGCGGCGCGGCGGCCCGCACCGTCGCCATGGTGACAGTGGCCGCAGGACTCGCCGTCTTCTCGGTCAACGCGCTGTCCGTCGGTGAGCGCAACTGGAGCCTGGCTGCCGCTCAGCGCGCCGGTGCGTCCGTCGTCGTACCAGCCAGCGGCGGCACCGTCGCCCAGTTGCGTGCGGCGGCGAGGGAGGCCGACCCGTCGGGCGATCACGTCACGCCTGTCGTGCGGGTCACTCCACCCGGCACCAATGCGCCCGAGGTGCTGGCCGTGCTTCCCGAGTCTTTCGGCCGGGTGGCGCTCATCCCCGGTGGCTCGCCGCCCGACGACGTGTGGGCGACCCTCGAGCCGGGCGACGCGGAGCCGCTGCAGGTCACGGGGGAGCGTGCGCAGGTCAGGCTCGAGGTGGACGAGCTGCGGACCCGCGACGCCGACGGGGCATCGCCGCCCGTGGACCTGTGGGTGATGCTGCGCAACGAGACCGGGCCCACCTCGGTCTGGCTGGCACGCGACCTCCGGGCACGTACGACCACCCGCCCCAGCGTCGCGCTCCCGTGCTCGGCCGGGTGCGTCGTCACCGGCTTCGCCCTCCGGACGGTCCCGGGCTCGTCGATGCGAGCCCAGGTGACCCTGGGTGACCTGCGGGTCGACGGCGCACCGGTGGGGCTGGACCCGCGGGGTGGGTGGCACCAGTCGACGGGGACGGACCTCAGCGTGACCTCCACCAGGGTCGGTGACGACCTCGGGATCGAGGTGGAGAGCAGTGGTGCGGCCGCAGCAGAGCTGGTGTCCGCCTGGCTCCCCTCGTCCGTGCCCGTCCTCGCCACCGCGTGGGTGGCGAAGGACGCAGGCTCCTCCGGGGCGGGCATCACCGCGGTCACGGGGCTCGACGGGCTCCTGGTGCCGGCAGAGGTCACCGGGACGATCGCCCACGCCCCGGCCTCGGGCGACCGCACCGTGGTGGCTGCCCTCGAGACGCTCGAGCGAGTGGCGCCGGGCCGGCCGGAGGCGGCAATGGAGCTGTGGGTCGACTCGCCCTCGCGCCGGGTGGCGGCGGAGGAGGCTCTCGTCGCCCAGGGACTGGTCGCCGGTGAGGCCCGATCCGCGGCGGCCCTCGAGGAGGAGCTGCGCAGCACCACTGCTGCCTGGAGCCTCCAGCTGGCCCTGGTGGTGGGGATCCTCGGGGTCCTCCTGGCCGGCACGGCCCTGGTCGTGGTCGGGGTGGCGGGCTGGCGGTCGAGCAGCCGCGACCTCGCGGGGCTTCGGCTGGCGGGTCTCTCGGCGCGGGCCGTGCGTCGGGTCGCGATCCTGGCACAGCTCCCTGCGGTCCTGGTCGGTGTCCTCGCCGGGATCGTGAGCGGCCTGCTCGGGGCGAGGATCGCCCTGCCGATCGTGCCGCTGTTCGCCACGGAGCCCGAGGTCTCCCTGCTCGAGCTCGGCCCCGCCTGGTGGACGGCCGTGGCCGCTGGGGGGTGCTGCCTCGTGGCGCTCATGGGCACCGGGGCGGCGGCCGGGCTCGGTCTCGCCCGCCGGTCGGAACCCCAGCGGACGCGGGAGGCCCTGTGA